One segment of Ricinus communis isolate WT05 ecotype wild-type chromosome 8, ASM1957865v1, whole genome shotgun sequence DNA contains the following:
- the LOC8261709 gene encoding fructokinase-2, which produces MASVTNGKSSSSLIVSFGEMLIDFVPTVSGVSLAEAPGFLKAPGGAPANMAIAVARLGGNAAFVGKLGDDEFGHMLAGILKENGVGSDGINFDKGARTALAFVTLRADGEREFMFYRNPSADMLLTPEELNLEVIRSAKIFHYGSISLIVEPCRSAHLKAMEEAKNAGALLSYDPNLRLPLWPSAEYAREQIMSIWDKADIIKVSDVELEFLTGSDKIDDESALSLWHPNLKLLLVTLGENGCRYYTKNFHGSVDAFHVKTVDTTGAGDSFVGALLCKIVDDLSVLEEEPRLREVLRFANACGAITTTKKGAIPALPTEADVLSLMKASS; this is translated from the exons ATGGCGTCAGTAACCAATGGCAAGTCGTCCTCTTCTTTGATCGTGAGCTTCGGCGAGATGCTAATCGACTTCGTCCCCACCGTCTCTGGCGTTTCTCTCGCTGAGGCCCCCGGGTTTTTGAAAGCACCCGGAGGTGCTCCGGCAAACATGGCGATCGCGGTGGCGAGACTGGGCGGAAACGCAGCTTTCGTCGGAAAGTTGGGTGACGACGAGTTTGGGCACATGCTGGCCGGGATCTTGAAAGAAAACGGGGTTGGCAGTGACGGTATTAATTTTGACAAAGGTGCCAGGACCGCTTTGGCTTTTGTTACTCTACGCGCTGATGGAGAGCGTGAGTTTATGTTCTACAGAAATCCCAGTGCTGATATGTTGTTGACTCCTGAAGAGCTTAATCTTGAAGTTATTAGATCT gcaaaaatATTCCACTATGGATCAATAAGCTTGATAGTGGAGCCATGCAGATCTGCACATCTAAAGGCAATGGAAGAGGCAAAGAATGCAGGTGCTCTGCTATCCTACGATCCAAATCTGAGGCTGCCATTATGGCCATCCGCTGAGTACGCTCGTGAGCAAATCATGAGCATTTGGGACAAGGCCGATATCATCAAAGTTAGTGATGTGGAGCTTGAATTCCTCACTGGAAGTGACAAAATCGATGATGAATCTGCATTGTCACTGTGGCATCCTAACCTGAAGCTGCTTCTTGTCACCCTTGGTGAAAACGGTTGCAGATATTACACCAAG AATTTCCATGGATCAGTGGATGCTTTCCATGTCAAGACTGTGGATACGACAGGTGCTGGTGATTCATTTGTAGGAGCTCTACTATGCAAGATTGTGGATGATCTATCTGTGCTCGAG gAGGAGCCAAGGTTGAGAGAAGTACTTAGATTTGCAAATGCATGCGGAGCCATTACAACCACCAAGAAAGGAGCTATTCCTGCCCTTCCCACTGAGGCCGATGTTCTCAGCTTGATGAAGGCATCTTCATAA
- the LOC8261710 gene encoding uncharacterized protein LOC8261710 isoform X1, whose protein sequence is MEVAEVEQLLRILDSSLSHIKWRLKSHAKHRLQIDVLALCTEMRPVIMVDYGGKMPELQEHLCALLRLCQQESPIFEHLKVMIIEDMIYLIHVKGLVEYVKSSLNSEVDLVFVNLEQDPPKMVTQAENSSLNAALVRVQKLFSLYLPVNENVSPCHLTETAANASDNVANAADSVANAADSVASAESSINKPIISQSSEFIDFSSCMQDSEVTVPTLNGWLLGYPVVYLFSKEHIADAIYNLSTKYLRIFQILVSRNISPNKASRPEELMSFSVPYELSMGGSKEPWAEAFLAQMQSRWEKSKQIWRTLQMEVSECYPQAIVL, encoded by the exons ATGGAAGTTGCAGAAGTAGAGCAACTACTCAGGATTTTAgattcttctctttctcacATCAAATGGCGCCTCAAATCTCATGCCAAGCATCGTCTTCAAATag ATGTTCTAGCATTGTGTACAGAGATGAGGCCAGTGATTATGGTTGACTATGGTGGAAAGATGCCTGAATTGCAGGAGCATCTGTGTGCACTTCTTAGACTCTGTCAACAG GAGTCACCTATCTTTGAGCATTTGAAAGTGATGATTATAGAAGATATGATATATTTGATACATGTAAAAGGACTTGTGGAGTATGTCAAGTCAAGCTTGAACTCTGAAGTAGATCTAGTCTTTGTGAACCTAGAACAAGATCCTCCAAAG ATGGTAACACAGGCGGAAAATAGCTCACTAAATGCAGCACTTGTAAGAGTCCAGAAGTTATTCTCCTTGTATTTGCCTGTCAATGAGAATGTCTCGCCGTGCCACTTGACAGAGACTGCTGCTAATGCTTCAGATAATGTGGCAAATGCTGCAGATAGTGTGGCAAATGCTGCAGATAGTGTGGCTAGTGCTGAATCCTCTATCAATAAGCCTATAATTTCTCAATCCTCTGAATTTATTGATTTCAGCAGTTGCATGCAGGACAGTGAGGTCACTGTGCCAACTTTAAATGG ATGGCTTCTTGGTTATCCGGTAGTGTATCTATTCAGCAAGGAGCATATTGCAGATGCCATATATAATCTTTCCACCAAGTATCTTCGCATCTTCCAAATTTTAGTCTCCAG GAATATTTCACCCAATAAAGCATCGCGACCTGAAGAATTGATGAG TTTCTCGGTGCCATATGAACTGAGCATGGGAGGAAGCAAGGAACCATGGGCAGAGGCATTTTTGGCTCAAATGCAATCAAGGTGGGAAAAAAGCAAACAGATTTGGAGAACGTTGCAGATGGAGGTTAGTGAATGCTACCCACAAGCAATTGTACTGTAG
- the LOC8261710 gene encoding uncharacterized protein LOC8261710 isoform X2, producing the protein MEVAEVEQLLRILDSSLSHIKWRLKSHAKHRLQIDVLALCTEMRPVIMVDYGGKMPELQEHLCALLRLCQQMVTQAENSSLNAALVRVQKLFSLYLPVNENVSPCHLTETAANASDNVANAADSVANAADSVASAESSINKPIISQSSEFIDFSSCMQDSEVTVPTLNGWLLGYPVVYLFSKEHIADAIYNLSTKYLRIFQILVSRNISPNKASRPEELMSFSVPYELSMGGSKEPWAEAFLAQMQSRWEKSKQIWRTLQMEVSECYPQAIVL; encoded by the exons ATGGAAGTTGCAGAAGTAGAGCAACTACTCAGGATTTTAgattcttctctttctcacATCAAATGGCGCCTCAAATCTCATGCCAAGCATCGTCTTCAAATag ATGTTCTAGCATTGTGTACAGAGATGAGGCCAGTGATTATGGTTGACTATGGTGGAAAGATGCCTGAATTGCAGGAGCATCTGTGTGCACTTCTTAGACTCTGTCAACAG ATGGTAACACAGGCGGAAAATAGCTCACTAAATGCAGCACTTGTAAGAGTCCAGAAGTTATTCTCCTTGTATTTGCCTGTCAATGAGAATGTCTCGCCGTGCCACTTGACAGAGACTGCTGCTAATGCTTCAGATAATGTGGCAAATGCTGCAGATAGTGTGGCAAATGCTGCAGATAGTGTGGCTAGTGCTGAATCCTCTATCAATAAGCCTATAATTTCTCAATCCTCTGAATTTATTGATTTCAGCAGTTGCATGCAGGACAGTGAGGTCACTGTGCCAACTTTAAATGG ATGGCTTCTTGGTTATCCGGTAGTGTATCTATTCAGCAAGGAGCATATTGCAGATGCCATATATAATCTTTCCACCAAGTATCTTCGCATCTTCCAAATTTTAGTCTCCAG GAATATTTCACCCAATAAAGCATCGCGACCTGAAGAATTGATGAG TTTCTCGGTGCCATATGAACTGAGCATGGGAGGAAGCAAGGAACCATGGGCAGAGGCATTTTTGGCTCAAATGCAATCAAGGTGGGAAAAAAGCAAACAGATTTGGAGAACGTTGCAGATGGAGGTTAGTGAATGCTACCCACAAGCAATTGTACTGTAG